CCCCCCTTGGGCGTTGATCTCCTCCACCGCGAGCTCGATCCCGGTGAGGGCGCTCCGCCCGTCCGCCGCGGCGAACCCGGAGAGCGGCGCGAGCACCCCGACCTTCACCGGCGCCTGCGCCAGCGCCACCCCCAACAGAACCGCCAGTGCCATGAACACCTGCCGCATCACACCACCTCCCTCATTCGGCACGCTCCCCCACCCCGGCGGCCTCCGCCTGGGGGGAGAACGTGTCCTCAAACACGTACCGGTCCCCCCGCATGAAGTACTCCACCCACGTCACGGGCGTCTCGAAGGTGAAGGTCACCCGCTCCATGCGGAAGGCCGGGAAGCCCGAGGGCAACCCGAACCAACGCGCGAGCTCCCCCACGAGCTCGCTGGCCTCGAGCCGCTGCCAGACCCGCGTGAGGGGCAGCCCCAGCTTCTGCACGAGCAGCTCGTGCAGCGACTCGGCCTCGAGGTCCTCCTCGAGGACCGCGGCGCACAGGTCGCGGCGGAGGTAGCGCGTCTCGAAGAGGACGGGCGTGCCGTCCAGGTACCGCATCCGGCGAACGCACACCGCCTCGCGCGTGCCGAGCTTTTGGGCGACGGGCTCGGGGGCCTCGGCGAAGCCTGCCGAGACCAGGCGGGTGGCGGGGCGGGCGCCTTGGGCCGCGGCGTACGCGTAGAAGGGCCGCACCCGGAAGAACCCCTGGCTGAACCGCCGCTCGGCGAGGAAGGTGCCCTTGCCCGGGACGCGCAGGGCGTACCCTTCGCGCACGAGCTCCTCGAGGGCCCGGCGGGCGGTCATGCGGCTCACGCCGTACTGGCGGGCGAGCGCGGGCTCCGAGGGCAGCGCGTGCGTGTACCGGCCCGCGCGAATGGCTTGTAAGAGCTGGTCCTTGATCCGCTTGTACTTCAACGCCGCCCCCACTTGTCTATACAGGTTTCCCCCATTCTGGCCGCGCCGCCGCCCGCGTGTCAAGCACCCCCACAGGCATGGGTAGGGACGCGCCCCCGCGCTCGAGGTGGGGTGTGCAATATGCACCTGCCTCAAGCTCCTCCATTTGTAGGATGAAACCGTGGTGCATCAAGTCACCGTGTGGCTGAGGCCTTCGGAGCCCGTCCTCCTGCCGTTCACCTACCGGGAGGAGCTGCAAGGCCTGGTCTACCGCCGCCTCCCCGAGAAGCTCAGCCGCTGGCTGCACGACGAGGGTCTCCCCACCCAACGGGGACGGTTCAAGCCGTTCGTCTTCTCCCGCCTCACCGGAAAGCTGCGCCCCCAGCCAGCGTTCAAAGCCCTCCTCGCGACCGGCCCCGTCGCGTTCCACCTGGCCTCGCCGCTGCCCGAGGTGGCCCAGGGGTTCGCTCAGGGGCTGCTCACCCAACCCAGGGTGCGGCTCCACAAGGCCCGCTTCACCCTGGAGGAACTCACCCTATCCGAGGTGCCCCTCCCCCAAACCCCCGCCCTCCTCGAGGCCCGCGCCCCCATCACGGTGTACCGCAAGGAGAACGGGCAGCGCAGGTACTACACCCCCTTCGAGCCCGAGTTCGCCGCGCTCGTCCTGGAAAACCTGCGCGCCAAAGCCCAGGCCCTAAACCGCGAAACGTCGGGCACGCTGCACCTCGAGCCCGTGGGGGTGACCCCCCGCCACAAGAAGATCGAGCGGTTCCGGCGGATGATCATCGAGGGATGGATGGGCCGGTACCGGCTCACGGCCCCGCCCGAGATCCTCTGGGTCGCGCTCACCGCGGGGCTCGGCGCGCTGGGCAGCCAAGGCTTCGGGTACGTGGAGGTGGTCTCGTGATTCGGGAACTCACGCGTTTAGGCGAAGCAGTGCTCGCCAACGACGAGGCTGGGGTGCTCGAGGCGCTCATCGAGGACATTGGAAACCTGAAACCCAAGCGGGGAAACGCCCCGCACCTGGTGGTCCTCAACCTAAGCTCGGAAGGCCGCCTGGAGTGGCGCACGGAGGTGCTGGACCCCCCGCGGGCCGAAGCGTACCTGTGGCTGGGTAACCCCCGCGCGAACGCCCCCAAGGTGCGCGTGACCACCTCCAATCTGGCGTACCTCCTGGGCCAGACCTTCTACGCCCTCACCGAGGACGCGGACACGCCCCCCGAGCTCCGCGCGTACCTGGAGCGCGTCTTCCCCAAGCTGTTCTGGCACGACCCCGAGGCTCGAGGCGGGAAGCGCAAGTACGCCTACCTGCTGGACGCCCAGAAGCTCGGGTTGGACGTGGATTGGCCCGCGCTCCGCGACCTTCCCCCCAAACAACGCCCCGCGCAGCTCGCGAAAGCCCTCACCGCCCTTTTCGACCTGCCTAAACAAGGGGTGCTCTACACCCTCGCCATCGACGGCACTCCCCTGGCTCAGCTGCCCGCGTACCGCGCGTACATGCTGCGCAAACTCGTCGGGGAGCTCTTCGAGGACGCCAAAGACGGGGTGTGCCACGCCTGCGGCGCGCGTACCGCGGTCAATGCTAAATTCACGCACTTCAAGATCAAGCTCTTCATCAACGACAAACTCAGCTTCGCCTACGGCCTCGACGCGGAGAACTGGACGAAGAACCACGCCCTGTGCCAACGGTGCTACACGCGCGCCCTGAGCGGCGAACGCTACCTGGAGCGCCACCTCTCCACCCGCGTGCTGGGGACGGAAACCCTGATCGTGCCGCACCTAGACCCCACGCCCCTCTCCCAAGAAACGCTCGACGCCCTCAGCGCGCTGCTGCGGGAGACCACCTCGAGCCTGGAACGGCTCGAGAGCGTACCCGAGCTCCTGGATCGTCTCGAGCCCCACACCCGCCTCCCCCAGCTCACCCTCCTCTTCATCCGGCGCGCCCAGTCCGCGGTGAAGCTCATCGAGGCTGTGCCTGAGGTCGAACCCTCCCGCATCGAAGCGGTCCTGCGAGCCATCGGCGAGGCCAACCGGCACGCGAACACCCTCTTCGGCGCGCCGCGCACCGGAGCGTGGCTGCCCGGCCTCGCGGCGCTCCTCGACGTGCTGCCCCTCAAGCACGAGCAGGGCGCTCCGCACGCCGCGCCTGCCCTGCGCGTGCTCCGCCAGATCCTCCTGGGGGAACCCCTGTCCCGCCCACGACTCCTGCGGGAGTTCCTCCAGGTTCTCCGGTACATCCACCGGAACAACCCCGGGATCTACGCCACCCGATCCTGCCGCGCGCCAGGCGGCTACTGCCCCGAGATCGAGGACGCAATCCCCAGGATGACGGCTTTCCTGCACTTCCTGGAAGCCCTCGAGATGCTGGAGGTGAACCCGATGGAGCTCGACACCAAACTACCCGGCTACACGGAACCCATCCAAACACTCGGGCTGGACGCCCCCCGCACGGCCCTCTTCCTCCTGGGCGTGCTGCTTGCCCGCGTCGCCAGCGAGCAGTACAAGCGGGGCAAGAGCAAACCGGTCCTGGAAAAGGTCGGGTACCAGGGGATGCCCCTGGAAAAAGTGCGGCGCTTCGCCCTTGAGCTCTTCGAGAAGCTCACGGAGTACCGCCGGCTCGACGCTTCCAGCGAGGTGGTCTTCGCCACCGCCACCGAACTCCTCGCGCAACCCCGCCCCTGGCCCCTCTCGGACGAGGAAAACGCCTTTTACATCCTGCTGGGTTACGGCTTCGAGACCCGCCGCATCCTGAACGCGGGCAGGAAGGAGAAGGAGGACGACCATGAAGCTGCTTGACGGCGAGATCCTGTTCCTCTACGACGCGAAGATGACGAACCCCAACGGCGACCCGGACGAGGAGAACAAACCGCGCATGGACTACGCCACCTCGCGAGCCCTGGTCTCCGACGTGCGCCTGAAGCGCTACCTCCGGGACTACTGGCTGAGCCAAGGCCGGGACGTCTGGGTGCGCACCCTGAACGAACGCACCGTCAGCGCCGACCAGCGGCTCAGAGACCTCCAAGAAACCCACCAGCGTGAAGCCAAGGACCGCGAGTTCGTGCCGTGGCTGCTCGACCGCCTGATCGACGTGCGCCTCTTCGGGGCCACCATGCCGATCAAAGCCCGGGAGAACGAAAGCCGGGGGAGCGGCCTCACCTTCACGGGACCGGTGCAGTTCACGTGGGGGTACTCCCTCCACCCCGTGGAGATCATGGACTCCTCCACCATCTCCTCGACCTTCGCCGGACGAGAAAACGAGCACGGCACCTTCGGCAAGGACTGGCGGATCTACTACGGGCTCATCGCCTTCATGGGACGGGTCTCAACCCGCCGCGGCCAAACCACCCACTTACAGGAAACCGACCTGGACGCCCTCGAGGAAGCCCTCCTCAAAGCCATCCCCGCCGAAGCAGTAACGCGCAGCAAGTTCGGCCAGACGCCCCGCCTCTACCTCCACGTCCGCTACCGCGAAGGCGCGTACCCCTTCCCGCCCGTGGGGGACCTCCGCGACCAGGTGCGCTTCCTCCCGAGCGAAGGCCTCGAGCCCCGCAAGGTACGCGCGGTAGGGGATTACCGTCTGGACCTCACCCCCCTGACCGAAGCGTTACGGCCGCACGCGTCCCGGATCGAAGAGGTCCGGCTCTGGGTGCACCCCGAACTCCGCGTGCAGGGCCTCGAGGGCCTGCCCCACCTGCACACGCTCTAGGAGGCGCCCATGCGGGCGTTGCGCTTCGTGGTGGCGGGAAAACTCGCGCACTTCCGCCGCTTCTACACCAACTCCTCCTCCCTCACCTACCCCATCCCCCCGCCCCCCACGCTCCGGGGGCTCCTGGGCGCCGCGGCGGGGCTCGGCCCCGAGTACGCCGAGCGCTTCGCCGAGATGCGCTTCGCTGTGCGCCCCGCCGCCCCCTGGCGGTTCCTCATCCAGACCCTGAACCACCTCAAGGTCAAGCAAGGGGAAAACCACGCCGCCGGCGGGGAGCACACCCAGGTCCCCGTGCAGTTCCTGGTCCCGCAGGACCCCGCGGGACGGCTGCGCTACGAGGTGCTCGGCGGTAGGCGCCGGCGCGGAAACCCTGCTCGACGCCCTCCACGCCCCCCAATACCCCCTCGCGCTCGGGCCCGCCTTCGCCCTCGCCTTCATCGAGGAAGCCGAACTCGTGGACGGCCAACTCGAGCCCGGCCTACACGGTCCGCTCTGGGGCGCGTTCATGATCGAGGCGCTCGAGGAACTCCGCGGCCCAGGCCGGATCCTGCACGACCGTTATCCCCTGCGCCTAGCCCCGGACCGCACCCTCGTGCTGGCGAAGGACCTGGGCCTCGAGGCGGAAGGCCGCCCCGTGGAGATGCGCTACAACGGCCCGGTCTTCGTGAGCGGAGAGCGGGCCTTCGCCCTCGTGGGGTGAGGCATGCTCGAGGCCCGGCCCGGCGAACCCCTCTTGGAGCACCTGGTGCGGGTGGCCGAGCTCGCGGAGCGCTGGGCGCCCCCCCAGCTCAAGGCGGAAGCCCGGATCGCCGGGCGGGTGCACGACCTCTTCAAGGCCACCCCGTGGTTCCAGCGGTACCTGCACGCCCCCCCAAAGGAACAAGCCCAACTCAAGGCCCAGTACGGGGAACGGCTCCACCACGCCTGGGCCGGCGCGGTCTTCGGAGCGTTCGTGAGCGCGCAGCGCGGGCACGACGCCCTCGCGGTCTTCCTCGCGGTGGCGTGCCACCACGGGCACCTCAAAACCCCCACCGCCCTCCTCCCCAACAAACGCGACCTCCTCACCGGCCGCTTCACCCGCCTGGACGCCCTCGAGGCCCAGATCCAAGCGGTATTGGGGTGGGAAGAAGGCGCAAAGCTCCTGGAAGCGCTCGACCTAAAAGCGGCCTTCCTCGAGTTCGCCCGCACCGACAAGCCGCGCTTCCTCAACGACCTCCGGCAGCGCTTCGCGGTCACGCGCGGACGGTACTGGGCAGTCACCTGGTTGTTCTCCGCCCTGATCGACGCGGACAAGCACCTAGCCGCCGGAACCCCCTCCCCCGAGCGCGTCCCGCTCCCCGAGCGCGTACCGGAACCCTTCCTGAACGAGGTCAAGCGAGGCGCCCCGATCGACCCCCTACGGGAACGGCTTTACCGCGCGGTCCAGCAACGCATCCGGGAAGCGCCCCTAGACCACCTCTTCCCCGCCGCCCTCACCCTCACCGCCCCAACCGGCGCGGGCAAGACGCTCACCCTCCTCAACGCCGCGCTCGAGCTCCGCACCCGGGTACAAGCAGAACGCGGGCACACGCCCCGCATCGTGTACGCCCTGCCCTACATCAACCTCATCGAACAAAACCACGCCGTCTTCGAGGCGGCCATGCGGCATGCGGGCATCCCCGCGGAACACGCCCTGCTCGCCCACCACCACCTGAGCGAAGCCCGGGATGAGGACGACCTCACCGAAACCGAGCACCGCCTCCTCCTCACCGAGTCCTGGGAGGCCGAACTCATCGTCACCACCTTCGTGCAGGTCATCGAGACGCTCTACGGGACGCATAACCGCACCCTCAAAAAACTCCACCGCCTCCTCAACCACACCATCCTCATCCTGGACGAAGTGCAAGCCCTGCCCGCCGAGCACTGGCCGCTCCTACGCCGCCTCCTCACGGAGTTCGTCAAGCACGGAAACACCGTCATCCTCGCGACCGCCACCCAACCCGCCCTGCTCCAGGACGCCCTGGAGCTCGCGCCCCACCTCCCGGACTGGCCCACCCGCGTGCACATCCGCCGCGCCGAAACGCCCCCCACCACCCCCCCCAACCGCTCCCGCCTCATCGTGGCGAACACCGTCGCCCGCTCCCTCGAGCTTTACGCCCAACAAAAAGCCCTCGGCGGAGAGGTGCACTACCTCTCCACGAACCTCACCCCCCACGACCGCGCCCAACGCATCGCGCTCCTCAAGCAAAAACTCCCCCACACCCCCCTCACCCTCGTCGCCACCCCCATCGTGGAGGCCGGCCTCGACCTGGACTTCAGGGAAGGCTGGCGTGAACTCGGCCCGGTCGACGCCGTCATCCAAGTCGCGGGGCGCATCAACCGCTCCGGCAACCGTCCCCCCGAACCCCTCTACCTCCTCCCCGAAACCAACATGGCGCGCGTCTACGGACGGGTCCTCGCCGAACTCGCCCGAAGCTTCTTCAACACCTTCACCGAAGGCAGCGACCACGCGCTCACCGCACACCTCCCCCCGTACTTCGCGGCCCTCGAGGCCCGCCTGGCCTCCGCGCAAGCCACGGGGTTCATCGAGGCCATGACCCACCACCGCTTCTGCCGCAGCGGCTACCCCCGGCGCTGCCGGGACGGGTGCGGCCCCACAAACCCCGAAGGGTGCGACGTCTGCTGCTTCTCCCTCATCCAAGAGGAGATGATCCGCATCCCGATCTTCATCGAGCAAAACGACGAAGCGAGCGAAGCCCTCGCCGAGCTCGAGGCCGCCCTCAAGGAACCCGACCCCACCCGGAAACGCGCCCGGCTACGCCGGGTCCGCCCGAAACTCGCCCGCTACACCATCAACCCCATCGCGCGCATCGCGGCCAAGAACCTTCCCAGCCCGCTCTTCGGACGCGAGGACTACCGCCTGGTGCGCCGCGAGGAGCTCGAGGCCTACTACGACGAGGAAACCGGGTTCGTATGGGAGCTCAAGGACCAGTTCCTGTAAGCGGCACCCTGATCTGGTACTACGCCATCTGCCCCCGGGAAGCCTGGCTCATGGGGCACGCCATCGAACCCTGGCAGGACCATGAACGGCTCGCCCTCGGCCGGCTCCTCCACGAGACCGCCTACCCCAAGGCACGCCGCGAGATCACCCTGCCCGGCATGCGGATCGACCTCATCCGCCAGGAGGGAACCGCCCTCGTGATCGGCGAGGTCAAGCTCTCCCGGGGCGCGCACCACGCCCACCGGCTACAACTCGGGTACTACCTGATGCGCCTCGAGGCGGAAGGACTGCAAGCTAAGGGCGAGCTCCGCTACCCGCACGAGCGCCGCGTTCAGTCCCTCACGCTGGACGACACCCTCCGGCAAGACGTCCAAGCTGCTCTCGAAGGACTGCACCAACTCCTCACCCAACCCCAGCCGCCCGCGCTCGAGCGAAACCCCTACTGCGCTTCCTGCGCGTACTACGGGTTTTGCTGGGTGGAGGAAGCATGAAACCCATCTACATCTTCAGTTCAGGACGCCTCACCCGCCGGCAACACACCCTCTTCCTCGAAACCGAGGAAGGCAAACGCCCCATCCCCATCCAGCAGGTCTCGGAGATCTACGCTTTCGGCGAGCTGGAGTTGAATAAGCGCCTGCTCGAGTTCCTCACGCAACACCGCGTCCCCATGCACTTCTTCAACCGCTACGGTTACTACGTCGGCACCTACTACCCGCGCGAGTTCTTGAGTTCCGGGCACCTCACCCTGAAACAAGCCGAGCACTACCTTAACCCCCAGCTTCGGCTGGACCTGGCGCGCCGCTTCGTGCGCGGAGCGTTATGGAACCTCGTGCGGGTCCTGGCCTACTACGCGCGCCGCGACGCGGAGCTCGAGGCGCCCATCCGCACGATCGAGGACCTCCAGGAGGCCGTCATGGAAACCAACAGCATCCCTGAGCTCATGGCGCTCGAGGGGAACGCCCGCGAGGTTTACTACCACGCTTGGGAACACATTCTTCCGGACT
This region of Marinithermus hydrothermalis DSM 14884 genomic DNA includes:
- a CDS encoding GntR family transcriptional regulator — protein: MKYKRIKDQLLQAIRAGRYTHALPSEPALARQYGVSRMTARRALEELVREGYALRVPGKGTFLAERRFSQGFFRVRPFYAYAAAQGARPATRLVSAGFAEAPEPVAQKLGTREAVCVRRMRYLDGTPVLFETRYLRRDLCAAVLEEDLEAESLHELLVQKLGLPLTRVWQRLEASELVGELARWFGLPSGFPAFRMERVTFTFETPVTWVEYFMRGDRYVFEDTFSPQAEAAGVGERAE
- the cas6 gene encoding CRISPR-associated endoribonuclease Cas6, with the translated sequence MHQVTVWLRPSEPVLLPFTYREELQGLVYRRLPEKLSRWLHDEGLPTQRGRFKPFVFSRLTGKLRPQPAFKALLATGPVAFHLASPLPEVAQGFAQGLLTQPRVRLHKARFTLEELTLSEVPLPQTPALLEARAPITVYRKENGQRRYYTPFEPEFAALVLENLRAKAQALNRETSGTLHLEPVGVTPRHKKIERFRRMIIEGWMGRYRLTAPPEILWVALTAGLGALGSQGFGYVEVVS
- the cas8b gene encoding type I-B CRISPR-associated protein Cas8b/Csh1 is translated as MIRELTRLGEAVLANDEAGVLEALIEDIGNLKPKRGNAPHLVVLNLSSEGRLEWRTEVLDPPRAEAYLWLGNPRANAPKVRVTTSNLAYLLGQTFYALTEDADTPPELRAYLERVFPKLFWHDPEARGGKRKYAYLLDAQKLGLDVDWPALRDLPPKQRPAQLAKALTALFDLPKQGVLYTLAIDGTPLAQLPAYRAYMLRKLVGELFEDAKDGVCHACGARTAVNAKFTHFKIKLFINDKLSFAYGLDAENWTKNHALCQRCYTRALSGERYLERHLSTRVLGTETLIVPHLDPTPLSQETLDALSALLRETTSSLERLESVPELLDRLEPHTRLPQLTLLFIRRAQSAVKLIEAVPEVEPSRIEAVLRAIGEANRHANTLFGAPRTGAWLPGLAALLDVLPLKHEQGAPHAAPALRVLRQILLGEPLSRPRLLREFLQVLRYIHRNNPGIYATRSCRAPGGYCPEIEDAIPRMTAFLHFLEALEMLEVNPMELDTKLPGYTEPIQTLGLDAPRTALFLLGVLLARVASEQYKRGKSKPVLEKVGYQGMPLEKVRRFALELFEKLTEYRRLDASSEVVFATATELLAQPRPWPLSDEENAFYILLGYGFETRRILNAGRKEKEDDHEAA
- the cas7b gene encoding type I-B CRISPR-associated protein Cas7/Csh2, whose protein sequence is MKLLDGEILFLYDAKMTNPNGDPDEENKPRMDYATSRALVSDVRLKRYLRDYWLSQGRDVWVRTLNERTVSADQRLRDLQETHQREAKDREFVPWLLDRLIDVRLFGATMPIKARENESRGSGLTFTGPVQFTWGYSLHPVEIMDSSTISSTFAGRENEHGTFGKDWRIYYGLIAFMGRVSTRRGQTTHLQETDLDALEEALLKAIPAEAVTRSKFGQTPRLYLHVRYREGAYPFPPVGDLRDQVRFLPSEGLEPRKVRAVGDYRLDLTPLTEALRPHASRIEEVRLWVHPELRVQGLEGLPHLHTL
- a CDS encoding CRISPR-associated endonuclease Cas3'' codes for the protein MLEARPGEPLLEHLVRVAELAERWAPPQLKAEARIAGRVHDLFKATPWFQRYLHAPPKEQAQLKAQYGERLHHAWAGAVFGAFVSAQRGHDALAVFLAVACHHGHLKTPTALLPNKRDLLTGRFTRLDALEAQIQAVLGWEEGAKLLEALDLKAAFLEFARTDKPRFLNDLRQRFAVTRGRYWAVTWLFSALIDADKHLAAGTPSPERVPLPERVPEPFLNEVKRGAPIDPLRERLYRAVQQRIREAPLDHLFPAALTLTAPTGAGKTLTLLNAALELRTRVQAERGHTPRIVYALPYINLIEQNHAVFEAAMRHAGIPAEHALLAHHHLSEARDEDDLTETEHRLLLTESWEAELIVTTFVQVIETLYGTHNRTLKKLHRLLNHTILILDEVQALPAEHWPLLRRLLTEFVKHGNTVILATATQPALLQDALELAPHLPDWPTRVHIRRAETPPTTPPNRSRLIVANTVARSLELYAQQKALGGEVHYLSTNLTPHDRAQRIALLKQKLPHTPLTLVATPIVEAGLDLDFREGWRELGPVDAVIQVAGRINRSGNRPPEPLYLLPETNMARVYGRVLAELARSFFNTFTEGSDHALTAHLPPYFAALEARLASAQATGFIEAMTHHRFCRSGYPRRCRDGCGPTNPEGCDVCCFSLIQEEMIRIPIFIEQNDEASEALAELEAALKEPDPTRKRARLRRVRPKLARYTINPIARIAAKNLPSPLFGREDYRLVRREELEAYYDEETGFVWELKDQFL
- the cas4 gene encoding CRISPR-associated protein Cas4, with product MGAQGPVPVSGTLIWYYAICPREAWLMGHAIEPWQDHERLALGRLLHETAYPKARREITLPGMRIDLIRQEGTALVIGEVKLSRGAHHAHRLQLGYYLMRLEAEGLQAKGELRYPHERRVQSLTLDDTLRQDVQAALEGLHQLLTQPQPPALERNPYCASCAYYGFCWVEEA
- the cas1b gene encoding type I-B CRISPR-associated endonuclease Cas1b: MKPIYIFSSGRLTRRQHTLFLETEEGKRPIPIQQVSEIYAFGELELNKRLLEFLTQHRVPMHFFNRYGYYVGTYYPREFLSSGHLTLKQAEHYLNPQLRLDLARRFVRGALWNLVRVLAYYARRDAELEAPIRTIEDLQEAVMETNSIPELMALEGNAREVYYHAWEHILPDSFTLTTRTRRPPTTPANALVSFLNSLLYTATLAQIYQTHLDPRIGYLHETNYRRHTLNLDVAEVFKPTYVDRLIFRLVNRKQLSQKHFLKEGGGVFLNDAGRKTVLKEWEDFLQSTYKHPKLGRHVSWRTTLRLELYKLEKHLLGDRPYEPFKHRG